A window of Microbacterium luteolum contains these coding sequences:
- a CDS encoding MarR family winged helix-turn-helix transcriptional regulator → MVTTEAATSQDVDSALGDLQTHLNLIFARTRTLWKESAARIDPELQVGGYKLLTFIERADTANAHELAERFEMDKSVISRQVRMLEDLGLIESRPDERDGRLRILTATPSARAALAELRRDHATRLRTVVAGLTQDEIDAASKVFRLLAEV, encoded by the coding sequence ATGGTCACCACGGAAGCGGCGACGTCTCAGGACGTGGACAGCGCTCTCGGCGACCTCCAGACGCATCTGAACCTCATCTTCGCGAGGACCCGGACGCTCTGGAAGGAGTCGGCGGCACGCATCGACCCCGAACTGCAGGTGGGCGGCTACAAGCTGCTGACGTTCATCGAGCGGGCCGACACCGCGAACGCACACGAGCTCGCCGAGCGCTTCGAGATGGACAAGTCCGTGATCAGCCGCCAGGTGCGGATGTTGGAGGATCTCGGTCTGATCGAATCCCGCCCGGACGAGCGCGACGGGCGGCTGCGGATCCTGACGGCGACGCCGTCGGCCCGCGCCGCCCTCGCCGAGCTGCGCCGCGACCACGCCACACGCCTGCGCACGGTCGTGGCGGGGCTGACGCAGGACGAGATCGACGCCGCCTCCAAGGTCTTCCGACTGCTCGCGGAGGTCTGA
- a CDS encoding ABC transporter permease produces the protein MNWIASNIALIIDLTMNHVRLAILPIILGFVIAVPLGWVASRNRVARTFIITTGSLLYTIPSLPLFVILPVILGTRILDDTNLVVALTIYAVAIMLRSATDAFGSVDRSVIDAAEAIGFSRAGRFWRVEFPLAGPVLIAGLRVVSVSTIALVSVGVIIGSENLGYLFQNGKQRGILEEVVVGIVMSLLIALVFDLILVALGRVLMPWSRASGVRTPRGTATGSDTGSDSARRVLASPGQGV, from the coding sequence GTGAACTGGATCGCCTCGAACATCGCCTTGATCATCGATCTCACGATGAATCACGTTCGACTGGCGATCCTTCCCATCATCCTCGGCTTCGTGATCGCCGTGCCGCTGGGCTGGGTGGCCAGCCGCAACCGCGTCGCCCGAACCTTCATCATCACCACCGGCAGCCTGCTCTACACGATCCCCTCGCTGCCGCTGTTCGTCATCCTGCCGGTCATCCTCGGCACCCGGATCCTCGATGACACGAACCTGGTGGTCGCGCTCACGATCTACGCGGTCGCGATCATGCTGCGTTCGGCGACGGACGCCTTCGGATCCGTCGATCGATCGGTCATCGATGCGGCGGAGGCGATCGGCTTCTCCCGAGCAGGTCGGTTCTGGCGCGTCGAGTTCCCGCTCGCGGGTCCGGTGCTGATCGCCGGTCTCCGCGTCGTCTCCGTGTCGACCATCGCTCTCGTCTCGGTGGGCGTGATCATCGGCTCCGAGAACCTCGGCTACCTGTTCCAGAACGGCAAGCAGCGCGGCATCCTCGAGGAGGTCGTCGTCGGGATCGTCATGAGCCTCCTCATCGCCCTTGTCTTCGACCTGATCCTGGTGGCACTCGGGCGGGTCCTGATGCCCTGGAGCCGGGCGTCCGGTGTACGTACCCCGCGAGGCACTGCTACCGGCAGCGATACCGGCAGCGACAGCGCCCGTCGGGTCCTGGCATCCCCGGGACAGGGGGTCTGA